One window of the Labeo rohita strain BAU-BD-2019 chromosome 9, IGBB_LRoh.1.0, whole genome shotgun sequence genome contains the following:
- the lacc1 gene encoding purine nucleoside phosphorylase LACC1 isoform X2, with protein MGKPAPDSYDGMVTNRVGVVIAAPGADCMPLLFTDPVAKVIGVAHAGWKGTLMGIAMATMNAMVSEFGSRPADIVCVIGPSVGPCCFTLDQDSARKFHAIHPDCVRHIDSSRPYVDIRLATRILLERGGIKPEHIEDIRVPHQSDSTLCTSCRPELFFSHVRDGLNFGTQIGFLWIK; from the exons ATGGGCAAACCCGCCCCCGACAGTTACGACGGAATGGTGACCAATCGGGTGGGCGTTGTCATAGCAGCACCAGGGGCCGATTGCATGCCGCTGCTCTTCACTGACCCCGTAGCAAAGGTCATTGGAGTGGCACATGCGG GCTGGAAGGGGACCCTCATGGGAATTGCCATGGCGACGATGAATGCCATGGTGTCAGAGTTTGGCAGCAGGCCGGCAGACATTGTGTGTGTGATCGGGCCTTCTGTTGGACCCTGCTGCTTTACTCTGGATCAAGATTCGGCCCGGAAGTTTCACGCCATACACCCAGATTGTGTTAGACACATAGACTCATCTAGACCTTATGTCGACATCAGACTCGCAACCAG AATTCTGCTGGAGAGAGGTGGAATTAAACCCGAACACATCGAGGACATCAGGGTCCCACACCAGTCTGACTCCACACTCTGCACCTCCTGCCGTCCTGAGCTATTTTTCTCCCATGTGAGAGACGGACTCAACTTTGGGACACAAATTGGCTTTCTGTGGATCAAATAA